Genomic DNA from Anabaena sphaerica FACHB-251:
CTTCAATTGCCATACTTGTTAAATATTACTTATTCTGACTTGTATATTTATTGTAATAGCTAATTTTATCATTAGAACGGTGTAACGTAAAACTCAAATCATGCTCAATACCTAAAAACGATGCTATATGTATAGAACTTACGCAAGTGTCACATCAAACATCTCTTGTAGGGTGCATCAGATTGCATAAATCCTGTCAATAAATAGATTTTTGACATCTGACGCACCTTACTAATATGCTAGTTGCGTAAGTCCTGATGTAGAAGATTCTCTCAATGTACACTATTGCCACTTATAGAAAATTTGCTAGTTTAAATGGCAGAGCTATTAACCAGGTAGCTAGATTTTATACCTCAAATCAGTTAATAGCTCCCTATTTCTAATTAACTCCGTGCAACTTCCGCGTATTATCTACCAAGCTTTGAGCAAACTGATCAAACCGCTGAGATAATTTTTCATCCAGCAGCTTACCTTCAGGACTGAAAGCACTGTAAGCTTGTCCAATAGCAATCTGTTCGGGAATTACCCAACCATGCACCCATCTCATAATGATTCGCAGGTCATTGAGAGCATTACTATTTACTTGCCCACCTAAAATACTAATCAATCCTGTCACTTTCCCTGATAGTTGATCAAAACTCATTAAATCTAAAGCATTTTTGATAACACCACTAACGCCGCCATGATATTCTGGTGTAGCCAAAATTAAGCCGTTAGCACTGCCAACAGTATCGCGCAAGCGTTGTACATCTGGATATTCTGGATATTCTTTAGCACCAGTACAAAAAGGTAGCTGCATTTGCCGTAAATCGAGAATTTCTACCTCTGCACCTAAAGCTGCTACTCGTTGTGCTGCTACTTGTAACCCTAGCTGGGTATAGGAGCCAGGTCTTAAACTACCACCAATACCAACAATTTTTACCATAATTCACCCACAAAACTAGAATTATTAAAAAGCGGAGTCATTACGACTATGGTGATTGTAACGATGAGTTTTGTTTTCTGTCAAATTCCATTGGGGGGAATATAGACCGAAGAGCAGAGGATAATAGGATTTAAGCTGTCGCGTTTCTCCTTGATCGTTATCTTTCCTAAACATCAATCACCAATTCCTCATAGCTCGAAGTTAGACTAGATGAGAAAACTGTAATTTCCAGTTATTGCTATTTCTGCTAGAAGAATAGGCATAAAACCAAAAATCAGCTTATGCCAAAAGAAAAAGGGTAAATCTTATGACAAATGTTGGTAAAAAAGCATTGAGAAAACAGCGTCCCACAAAGCGCGTTCCTTGGACTGGGGCATTAGCAGCCGCTATGATCATGTTGCCGGGAATTTTCGGGATTAGTCCCGTCTTGGCACAAAAAGTAGAGCGTAACTCTTTATCTTATGGGGAATTGCTCCAGAAAACAGAGCAAGGGGCAGTTAAAAGAGTAGAACTTGATGAAACTGAACAAATAGCTAAAGTTTATCTAGCCGATCAAAAGCCAGATGCACCACCTATACCGGTGCGACTTTTAGATCAAAACTCTGAGTTAATTAACAAACTCAAAGAAAAAAATGTTGAGTTTGGTCAGGTTTCCTCCGCTAACAGCAGAGCAGCTGTGGGGCTATTAATCAACCTGATGTGGATTTTACCACTAGTGGCTTTAATGCTGTTGTTCCTGCGCCGTTCTACCAATGCTTCTAACCAAGCTTTGAATTTTGGCAAATCCCGCGCTCGGTTTCAAATGGAAGCCAAAACCGGGGTAAAATTTGATGATGTGGCGGGAATTGAAGAAGCCAAGGAAGAATTACAGGAAGTTGTGACTTTCCTCAAACAACCGGAAAAATTTACGGCGGTGGGTGCAAAAATTCCTAAAGGTGTGCTGTTGGTTGGACCTCCAGGTACTGGTAAAACTCTACTAGCAAAGGCGATCGCTGGGGAAGCCGCTGTACCATTCTTTAGTATTTCCGGTTCTGAATTTGTCGAAATGTTCGTGGGTGTGGGTGCTTCCCGTGTCCGCGACTTGTTCAAAAAAGCCAAAGATAACGCTCCTTGTATCATCTTTATTGATGAAATTGATGCAGTCGGTAGACAGCGGGGAGCGGGTATCGGTGGTGGTAATGATGAAAGAGAGCAAACCTTAAACCAACTATTAACAGAAATGGATGGTTTTGAAGGTAACACAGGCATTATTATTATTGCGGCTACCAACCGTCCTGATGTTTTAGATTCTGCATTGTTGCGTCCTGGTCGTTTTGATAGACAAGTCATGGTGGATGCACCGGACTTAAAAGGACGTTTGGAAATATTGCAAGTTCATGCGCGGAATAAGAAATTAGATCCTAGCGTTTCCTTAGATGCGATCGCCCGTCGTACTCCTGGTTTTACAGGTGCAGACTTAGCTAACCTCCTCAACGAAGCAGCTATTCTCACCGCCAGAAGACGCAAAGAAGCAATTACCATCCTCGAAATTGATGATGCGGTAGATCGGGTGGTAGCTGGTATGGAAGGTGCAGCTTTAGTAGATAGCAAAAACAAACGTTTAATTGCTTACCATGAAGTCGGACACGCTTTGATAGGTACGTTAGTTAAAGAACATGACCCAGTACAAAAAGTTACCCTCATTCCCAGAGGACAAGCATTAGGTTTAACCTGGTTTACGCCCAATGAAGAACAAGGCTTAATTTCCCGTTCCCAAATCTTAGCGCGGATTATGGCAGCTTTAGGCGGTCGGGCTGCCGAAGAAATTGTGTTTGGTAAGCCGGAAGTAACCACAGGTGCAGGACAAGACCTGCAACAGGTCACAAATATGGCCAGACAAATGGTAACACGGTTTGGGATGTCTGATTTGGGCCCCTTGTCCTTGGAAAGTCCAAACCAGGAAGTATTTTTGGGGCGTGACTGGGGGAATAAATCAGAATATTCTGAGGAAATTGCTGCTAAAATTGATGCTCAAGTCAGAGAGATTGTTAGTAATTGTTACGTGAAGGTCAAAGAATTGCTGCAAGAAAACCGCATGGTTTTGGAGCGTTTAGTTGATTTGTTAGCAGAACAGGAAACCATTGATGGTGATTTATTCCGTAAGATTGTTGAGGAAAATAGCCAGGTGCGGGTAAAAGATGAACGGTTAGCTGTACCACATTAGGTATTGTATAGCAGGGGGTGCAGAGGTGCAGGGAAGAAATAATTGCCTTTTGCCTTTTACCTTCTGTCACCTATTTCCTGTTCCCTGCTATACCTGTTTTCTAGCTGTCACTGGATTAATAGGCAACTCAACTACAAATTCCGTGCCTTGGCCAAGTTCCGAATGGCAGTAGATCTTGCCGTTATGTTTATTTGTCACAATCTGATAGCTGATAGAAAGTCCTAGTCCTGTACCTTTTCCGACTACTTTAGTAGTAAAAAAGGGATCGAACAGCCGAGAGATTACTGATTCATCTATACCAAATCCGTTATCAGCAATGTGAATAGCAATCCAATCTTG
This window encodes:
- a CDS encoding NADPH-dependent FMN reductase, which produces MVKIVGIGGSLRPGSYTQLGLQVAAQRVAALGAEVEILDLRQMQLPFCTGAKEYPEYPDVQRLRDTVGSANGLILATPEYHGGVSGVIKNALDLMSFDQLSGKVTGLISILGGQVNSNALNDLRIIMRWVHGWVIPEQIAIGQAYSAFSPEGKLLDEKLSQRFDQFAQSLVDNTRKLHGVN
- the ftsH gene encoding ATP-dependent zinc metalloprotease FtsH; translated protein: MTNVGKKALRKQRPTKRVPWTGALAAAMIMLPGIFGISPVLAQKVERNSLSYGELLQKTEQGAVKRVELDETEQIAKVYLADQKPDAPPIPVRLLDQNSELINKLKEKNVEFGQVSSANSRAAVGLLINLMWILPLVALMLLFLRRSTNASNQALNFGKSRARFQMEAKTGVKFDDVAGIEEAKEELQEVVTFLKQPEKFTAVGAKIPKGVLLVGPPGTGKTLLAKAIAGEAAVPFFSISGSEFVEMFVGVGASRVRDLFKKAKDNAPCIIFIDEIDAVGRQRGAGIGGGNDEREQTLNQLLTEMDGFEGNTGIIIIAATNRPDVLDSALLRPGRFDRQVMVDAPDLKGRLEILQVHARNKKLDPSVSLDAIARRTPGFTGADLANLLNEAAILTARRRKEAITILEIDDAVDRVVAGMEGAALVDSKNKRLIAYHEVGHALIGTLVKEHDPVQKVTLIPRGQALGLTWFTPNEEQGLISRSQILARIMAALGGRAAEEIVFGKPEVTTGAGQDLQQVTNMARQMVTRFGMSDLGPLSLESPNQEVFLGRDWGNKSEYSEEIAAKIDAQVREIVSNCYVKVKELLQENRMVLERLVDLLAEQETIDGDLFRKIVEENSQVRVKDERLAVPH